Genomic segment of Danaus plexippus chromosome 5, MEX_DaPlex, whole genome shotgun sequence:
AATCGTGCCACATCAACAATTTTCACCGCAAACTGTTGACCGGTCTGCCGATGTACGCAACGTCTCACTAGACTGAATGGACCCCTaagaagtatattatatataaaaattataatatacaaagacAATACAACAATTACATATAGAAAAATGCATCAATATCCTTACTTATTAGTAGCTAATTAGGGAAACACTTAAgtgttaaacattataatttaagaactGGAATGTTACTAAAATCTTTCtagatatttttgaattacaaTGCATTTGTGAAAAACACACCAATGTTTTAcacatgtatgttttttttttgggcccacaatgaaaataaattaaatgagaatattgaaatgaattcaatatatatgaatttaatccATTCTTAACTGTTTATTAAGCAATAATATTCCTAACACATGTTTAGTAAACCatcaaaaaatgtttgaatgaacttaatatttacattaagattattgacatatataaaaaaaaaaattaaataactttatttgtcACATAGATATTGTTTTAGTATATAGAGTGACCTACTTTAAGTAATTCATCCCtgatgatatgaaaaatttataatgaaaaattagtTTGTAAGATCATTATACATGTAAGTGGGTGAACTAgattggttttaaatattaatgttttaaaagacatatatgtataaatattgacataaaaaattatcataaattataatgctaACGTAGGAAATGTCACTATTATGAGCACACCCTGGGGAATATTATAAGAGCTGATTctcatataattgttttctaattggttttatttaaggttatttttattatggtattattgttatcaacattttattatttaagaaaacatatttgtctgattaaattttatcttaaaattaactttttatttaataagttaataacagttttatatcaGTAGGTAAAATCTTGTTAAACCTATATGTAGAAccaaatatgtatatggacAAGAAACTATtacagaaatttttattttgaaagaatACTTTCctataaatttgaaacatatatttatttattttaattggaatttTACCAAATGCATAGTATTTCTACATAaagttcatatttaaataaaaaatagttataggtatattgtaatattaagttatattgtaatatttaatataaattaataaaaataagttagtaATAGGTAACATTCAAACAATcaagattttattgaatagaataggtaaaattaatatgggttttttttacttacttgCCAATAATTTCGCAAAGTTCATACACGTCGTCGAAGAGTACTTCGTCTTCAGCCATTTTCACTTGAAATTCACGGCACGATAATTCAAAAACAGGCGGaggatatcattataatatccCGGTAAACTTGCTAGCAACGAACATAGAAGGTTACGCCCAGaggcaaatttaaattttttctaatgttctataattttttcaataataaattttgtgtcaTCTACAAATTTGGTGCTTTCACtactaactaaatataataaatcgtaGATAGACGTAAATTGTGCATAGTAAAAGGTGAAAAACTGCGATCATAGAATCATTTTTCCAAAACTcgtaaatataagtttatcacaataaaaacaCCAACATTCAAGAAATATgtaaaagattattaaaatcacgTGCACATCAATTAaggtttgattaaaatttaaaatatcttaaaataattcccCATCTCGTATTTTCTGTTTACTTTTGACATTTACCAGGGGTTGCTGTATAAAAATCTATGGAATGAAGTTGGCAGTACTAAAATGTTGCCATACAATGACCCAAAatcatgtaattaaaaatgtcttttacATTCTTTgacaagtaatattttatgtttgtaatagTGAAATTTTGGAATATGCTAAAGTTCCactaattttatgttttgaacagttgatttaattttaattattattggaatcattttttttgtccTTTTATATTCGTACTTCTATTTAGAaatgtaaattacatttatttttattgtaactagAATTAGTTACATTATGCTACAATTTTGTTTAACGTTTTTTCATCAAAAGTATCAATAGGATAAGGCCTATAAgaaagaaaagtttttaatttacggatttttataaattatttgatacaatAGGCACTAGATCagtatcattatttaattttaaatgatttaataatcaacttaatattttttttgtgtcattattaataacaattatggATAGTTggaatagataataaaactatattaacttacaacagaaaattacttgaattttggtatatttgtaataagtaGACTCGTAAGTTACAATGAGCAAAATAAAGCACTACCtaatagcaaaaaatataaataattaaataggtcattttttatttaaaacaaattgtgaacaCAAGAAAATTTGCGATTCATctcatttgattatattttataattttttaaagaattacgTGTCGACTAAAAAGTCttcatgtaaataaatctaatgGAAACGTTCCTCTGGAgtctaaatttttaaatggttGCACATGCGCATTTCGTCCCTAGTTGataggtaaatatttataccataGAAAATTAAAGTCAGTCTAACATAACTGGGACGCTTCTAGAATACTaatgaagtaaaaatttataacgtaCTATAATTGACACAATGAAAGCTAATTCTAACAAAACTAATTAGTTCATTGGCTATTAGGGTAAAGATCAATAATGTAAACATAATACACTTTTAATACTTACTTGATAACAGTCAGTGATTACGATAgatagaaaaacaaaagtttaaaattaaatatattttttatttgtgctgtggtttttaatataatacaagaaTATTAGTGTACATCTTTTTGAGTTagtcgtaaaaaaaatcaaactgtAATAGGTATTTCGCAATTTTTCTTTAGTGAAGCCCTCAGTTATCGtggttaaagataaaataaaagataatttaataaagatcgaGTTTcatgttcaaattaaattttcttttcgcAGTATAACGAAAGTATCTGACcgaatttataattgaatggTGAACTACTGACATGGTTTGCAGAATACTCGGGTGATATGTTTTAAGAgactacatataatatacatgatTTTTTGTTGCCACTATCCCAACCTTGCACTTtgtaagcaaaaaatatatcttcaaagaaaaaaatcgaaattctttgtttgaatttaagaTATCTATACATTAATCAGGCagtctgtatatatttaaaactaattaaatttaattaaataattttacaattaaatctcTTATGTCCtatgttttacatttaacgTAGGAGCTATTAAATTTCCGTTTAAAATAATCGCATCCAGGAACTGATAAAATGTATTCGGAGTCTGGAGTATCGCTGTTCGGAGATCTGTTCACGTTTACTTTGTATTTGCATTTGTAATCTAACTCATATATTTCGAAGCTGTTTTGCTGTAAgaagaacatttaaattaatatttcaattaacttaaaataagaaagaCATCCAAAGagcttattataaatagctcCTCACTGGTATTATGACTTTCGTTCGATATTtctcatatatgtatttaataaaaagtaaaaatgatCTTACCTCAGTTATTGCTGAAAATTCCTTTAATTCTGTTGCTGGATGTTGGCAGGACAGAGTTTTCCAGTGcacaaaatatctaaaatattataaataacttattttgtttgtcatttttattcaaatcaactattaaataagaataagaaaCTGCAATCATGTGTAGCATACAGAATTTAGTAGTAATTACTATAAGCCTTCAAACTAAGTATTGGGATGTTtcattaagtaatataattgattaGTGTCACActacgtaattaataaataattaaatacaacggaattttaaacaaaccttTTAGATTGTCCCTTTGAGCCTGGAGGCAATTCCCATGATATTTTGGCCTTAATCTTATGGTTCAACCATATAAGTTTGTTTAATCTGAGTCCTGTTACGGAGTTGTCTATACGCCTTTTTAATGCTTGTGGTGGCtgttctaaaattataaaaattcttgttGTCCAGAACAATActgttacataattatttaatgggtCGCGTGACTACAGGTAATATCACGCAAAgcgtataaaattttgtaagaacGGTCAATTGATTATGAATCATTTGTAAAAGTAAgtttttctgttataaaagtataatctCACGACAAATTAGCGTTTTGATTCTTACCAGAACTcgttgtgttataaaaaatttcagcCTTTTCACTTCGTAGTTTTCCACCACCAAATGCACTTATTGTTTGTACTTGGAGGAAATACATTGAATTCGGATGAAGTTTACTTATTTCAACGAAAGTCTGAtcctgttaatttttaatttacgttaCTTACAACACAtgacaaaatgttatatataaaataacaacctTAACGAGAGACAATATTGACATACCTTTGGCACAGTTTGATGATTAACGACAACAGAATCCAACTCCCCTGAGAGACCTCGAAGTCGTCTGCtccaaaaaactttatatctcATCACTGGTAAATCAGATTTTGGCTCTTTCCATTCCAGTCGTATTGTAACACTATCTAAATACATTAatcttttgtaaatttaagcTAGTCAGCAACGGAAGGAATACAGGAAGTTTGGCAAATAAACAGCAAACTatcaagtaatttaaaaaacaaatatttgtagagTAATAttctaagtatttatatttatataactgtttaaTATCTACCATTGTCTGATCTCACATGTTCCACCTTTAGCTTCTTTGGCGGGGGTGGAGGGCGTGGTCCTTTACGAGGAGTGAAGGGAGCGCTAGGTTCGGAGAACCCTCTTGTACCAGACGCACTTACAGCAGCCACTCGGAAACGATACCAACGACCTGGTTTCAACTGGTTACGTAGAGACACTTTGGTTCTAAGAATAAACAGAATAATGTTcataaatgttaaatgaaaatctttCGTATAtagtaatagaaaaatttactttattctgCAAAGCTATCTTAATTAGTGCTATTGAGTATTAATTACCATAATTAATTACCGTATCAAAAACTGAGAGGACAAAGTCATTGCAGTCAGTAATAGAAATGAGTcactcttaataaatattaaaataagtaagcaCTACGAGCCAATCAATAAAGTGAAAAGATTAATCTTTGCAGCATGACGAATAGATCTCAGTCGTACTTAAGCGGCTTTATCATtgcgtaaatataataaataacaaaagctTTTAATTCGATAAGCTTAATCAtaggacatttttatttatttatcttctgGGCACACGTGGTTAAATGTCAGACAAGAGGCAATTTTTAGGACTTAGATAAAAAAGGTACGGTGCTGtgtaagaacaaaaaaaataaaaatttagttcaTTTAGCGAAAATATATCCAAATGGAACTCATTAATCGATGAGGAAGAGGAAAAGAATTGGGTATTGGCATAATACGTGTTACGACATGCATCATCATTGCAATTGCACGCAACgcggaaaatattttagaaagcGCTCTTgattgttatacaaatatcGAAGTGAATTTCATTTCTCTTAAATTATTGTGAAGTTTGGAAAGGGTGATAAAAACAGTCATATTATGCCACAACGTGTAAGttggtaatttatatatcCATACATTAAACGTTTTAGGAAGgctgagttttttttttaatttacttaaattttaattaccaacGTCGCCCGTATAGATTTTagaatgtattataaacaaatatgtttactCGTTTCTAAGAATGAAGTTGAAGGAGCacgagttatattttataatctatagtGTTAATGAAAGTCGTGGGTGAATGTTATTAATCGATCACAATCTTATAAACAAAGGGaatgaaaaacttaataacGCGTACCATTTCGAATATTGATATCCGGGTTCGAGCACCGGTTCAAGTGTCTATGCCGGAACTTACACAGCTTGTTTCTGTTATGGATTTATTTAGTGGTATTTCTTCTCTAGCCGTATCTgaccttttaatattaattataaaaaacaatacctACAACTTTTATCGGTGTATCGGTGGTCATAAAAActcaataactttttaaaaagctAAGTGTTCCACAATATATTCACGACAATCTTGTGTGAAACGTATGtttcacatatatgtatattctctAAACAAATCAGATAACgaatgatgaaataaaaaatgaattaattatataaaattttgatttaatttacaagTTTAATAACAGTCACATGAACGCAATCAAAGATTTACTCTACAAGCTATCGggcataaaagtttttatgaaaaaatgtgCGAAATTTGTATGTGATATAGAAGACGAAAGATAAATTTGAatgatgaattatttattcgtatctttttaaatatactataatcaaTTGATCTGATTGTGGTTCTCCCGAAGGTCTATATCGATAAAAAGTTATACGCGTCCCAAACTATCCGGAAATCAAGtaatttatgtaacataaaaaaataacttttttttaaagtggtTAAATGTTAGATCTAAATTAGCTTcaaaaaaggatttttaacACTCTTTACATATAAGTTAGTTATTATGCACAAGGTTTATTTAGAGTTTTATATTgccaatatttttacatatgttaagtgtataatttaaattatatttgtttaatatttatttataacatattctatatttagctctattataatttgaattttaaaataaaaaatcaggtCGTAAAGCAAATTTTAAgttggatttaaaaaatatgatataaaaattatttcttaagtaAAAAACTTGTATGCAAATGTTTCAACAGTCCCTAGTGGCTAGTACTATTACTCACTTATTGGTTCTCATCAGGAGATTCCACTCTCCAAGTCGTGATTCATCGTAGTTGGGGCAAAGATAATGTTGTTCTTCCAATAGGTAAAGAACTCTACCTGGAACAGATCTTGCTTCATCGCCTACACCATCTGACCATTTAATCTGAACTGCGCGCCGTCTTTCTTTTGGTTCCTCTATTGACGGCATCGCTGGAAGGCCTGAAGAGAAAACATAAGATGGAATATTTCTGTCGTTTATATGAGTATTATGattacgttaaaaataaactctaaacctacaattattttagaatatagcTTATTGGTTTATGATAGAAGAATCcacaaaatttgttttctttatttatcagtttatgttaagatttatataattcttcgtgaaaaaaaattaaaatagatgtCAAATCTAAAAACATAGTTTACACCAAATTGTTATCAATTATGTTTCATTGTTAATGGACAAGCTGTTAtcctttgtaaattattatactggTCAATTTCGATGAAGAAAATTACCATcggtataatataatattcttataagcCATATAATGAGACCTAAGTCTTTCGCtagttttaatcatttaaataaaataaatatttttccgatatactacgcgtgctttatttattattattattttttttttggttaaaactacatcgggagtatgtagttttgaacaaaaaaaaaaaaccacgcgtagtatatccgaaaaatattagtttcatttaaattataagagatATGTTATTCATCTTACCCGGTATCGTCAACAAATCGATGGGCTCACTGCACGTGGAACTGCATCCATGCTTGCAGCATCTTTGAGTGCCGTCGCATTGAGAGTCATGGTTACAGGCTTCGAGGCACGCGGCCATCCAGCGAGGATCGTCTCCATCAGGACAGGTTCCTGGCTTTTGCGTCTCTGACCGACAAGCTGATCGACACTGCCATTGAAACACAATTTGAATCCCTTTAGAATGATGACttcatttttttagatttctttCTAGACTtctcgtaaaaaaaaaacattaattattggtCTTCCttgattaattttagaatgttacattttttaaataatcttcagTAAATGTTGCCcatttttcataaatcaaCCCTGCATTTCATGTTTTAGGTTACGTCCATTCTTATTCGGACTTCAATGTGCAAAACACATTCTAAGTAAGgtaaaagaaatatcattAGACACCTTTTATCCAGTCCATGCAACATTTCAGCTTATTAACGCCTTATTAGCGGTTGAGAAAACGTCATGTTAGTATGCTTACCATAAGTTTCCATTGTCACAATACACACGAACCGTTTCCCGATTCTAATTGAATAACCtactttaatactataatgtataAGTATTAGTGAACGTAAAATTGGAAACGCTCCGTATTAAGTGCGATAATGCAAACTTGTGATAACTGATAAGCATATTTATGTAAGATTGTAGATACAAACCAATAAGTTAGTACTATTACTACTTCGATATAatcgttattttattgtattattcacACTTTTACTCAAATAtcgtcatttaattttatacgctATAGAATCTATGATGGAATGACAAATTTTCTACCTCATCTATCTATactaattattagaaaaaattaagcaatcaaaataaagataatataaagtaacattGCTTTTAAGTACTTTGTATAATATGGAACATCAAACAACTCATTATCTATAGTATggtatatttatcattaaaatgctATGCTTTAATTTCTGAGAAGCGTTCCTAACCAGATGCAACAGCGAGATAAATCCATCGTTCTCACACAAACAATACGAATACCAAGAAATGAGATAAAAAAGTTATCGATAGAAAGCATGCTCTAGCAATTTTAGTAGAAAGCCTCCAAGTACAAGAGCTTCCATTCAGAGGCAGACAGGTTCATTAAAAGAACACAATTAACGTCCTcgcatttaaaaacataatgggTCCTTTGAAGTTCTACGTGACTCAACTACAAAACACACAGCACTTTATGGACCTTATCATCTTCCAGAAAAGACTAAAATAGAATAACGTAAAACATTCATTAGAATTGAAGAGTAAGTTTGTGGTTCTGCTAAAAACGTgatgtgtaaatataataacttttttgtagcattattttaatggaaatgaaagcagtttaagataaaataatcttcgtatgttattaacttttttaggcacgaaaatgaaattaagtcTGTTTGttgcataatattttgtaatactattttatgtgtttaatagtaaagtttttattttaatgacgttTTCActgtttacaaaattacagCAATAATATATGAAGGTTTTAggtaaaatgataatttttattgaaattcagTAAGATTTAGGTACGTCTTTTAGcaaaatgtatatttgaaatttaagagAGTTTTTTTAACAAGCAAAACATTATTCAGaacttagtataaaaaatatattatcttagttatattgagttttaataaaatataaagatacatTAAGATTTTTGATTCACGACTTGCTATGAAGTTTGCTTTCCTATCCACgtagttttattgtttacaatttCGCCGCTTAGATAAAATGGTCATACAAAcggtttataatgtttaatatccAACGCGAACAACAAATCTTTTTAGGAGCTAACAATGTagtgcaataaatatatggaaaatGAAAAGGCCAGTGCAGAAGacgcttttattataaaatagaaatagaacTATTCAAACAGACGCACCtgagatttattttctttgctcGCATCAAAACATATAAGGTCACATCTCGTTGTTGTCAAGGGATCGCTCTGCAGTCTAGTGTACCTTTTTGACTTAGCCGATGCTGATATCAGAACAGCCAGTATTATCACACCAGTTTTTATCAtccacattttaatatttgtctatGATCACGATTTATATATCAGAACATCTGAAAATACATGTCAGCCTTCTTAATAGTTACAAAGCACGAAATCGTTCATAAAATCCGAccttatataatctgtgagaTTCGATGCCGactaagaatttttatttcggGAATCGGTAATTGcgatcttaaaattttattagtcgTCGCAAAAAGTTcatcttgttttttatttttttttttgtttcgtatATAAATGGTCTATAATAGCAATACTAATTATTgactgattttaaataattaaattttatgactcATAATTACTCATatttcctatatatttttttacatacataaaatataaagcaattatGCAATTCAatcgaataaattaaaaattttctgacaatataaatacataagcGTCACAGATTTAAAGAGatcgattattatatatatacatataaagaaataataataatcacctCAGGCCAAACGGAATTATGAGAAAACATTCAGAACATAACTATATCATCTCGATCAAGTCATTGAACTGTACTATAAACACAGTGGACGTTCGCGTTGTATCAAATACGCGGTCCTACTGGCGCGTACGCACTGCAAGCTCCGTGTCCCTACTTCATTAATACTCCT
This window contains:
- the LOC116769105 gene encoding anosmin-1 isoform X1 codes for the protein MWMIKTGVIILAVLISASAKSKRYTRLQSDPLTTTRCDLICFDASKENKSQCRSACRSETQKPGTCPDGDDPRWMAACLEACNHDSQCDGTQRCCKHGCSSTCSEPIDLLTIPGLPAMPSIEEPKERRRAVQIKWSDGVGDEARSVPGRVLYLLEEQHYLCPNYDESRLGEWNLLMRTNKTKVSLRNQLKPGRWYRFRVAAVSASGTRGFSEPSAPFTPRKGPRPPPPPKKLKVEHVRSDNDSVTIRLEWKEPKSDLPVMRYKVFWSRRLRGLSGELDSVVVNHQTVPKDQTFVEISKLHPNSMYFLQVQTISAFGGGKLRSEKAEIFYNTTSSEQPPQALKRRIDNSVTGLRLNKLIWLNHKIKAKISWELPPGSKGQSKRYFVHWKTLSCQHPATELKEFSAITEQNSFEIYELDYKCKYKVNVNRSPNSDTPDSEYILSVPGCDYFKRKFNSSYVKCKT
- the LOC116769105 gene encoding anosmin-1 isoform X2, with product MCRSACRSETQKPGTCPDGDDPRWMAACLEACNHDSQCDGTQRCCKHGCSSTCSEPIDLLTIPGLPAMPSIEEPKERRRAVQIKWSDGVGDEARSVPGRVLYLLEEQHYLCPNYDESRLGEWNLLMRTNKTKVSLRNQLKPGRWYRFRVAAVSASGTRGFSEPSAPFTPRKGPRPPPPPKKLKVEHVRSDNDSVTIRLEWKEPKSDLPVMRYKVFWSRRLRGLSGELDSVVVNHQTVPKDQTFVEISKLHPNSMYFLQVQTISAFGGGKLRSEKAEIFYNTTSSEQPPQALKRRIDNSVTGLRLNKLIWLNHKIKAKISWELPPGSKGQSKRYFVHWKTLSCQHPATELKEFSAITEQNSFEIYELDYKCKYKVNVNRSPNSDTPDSEYILSVPGCDYFKRKFNSSYVKCKT